The Sulfurospirillum deleyianum DSM 6946 nucleotide sequence TTAAGAAAAGTAAACATGATTGAACGAATAAGCTTAATTGTGGTGATTCCATTTTTAATGTTGCCTAAATTGATGGCTGTCAAACTTGGATTGCCTAGTCATTATATCTCTTATCTCATTGGTCTTGGCATCTATGGATTTATCTATTTCAATCAGCGCATTCAGTACAAAAAAGCGCAAGCTCTTCTTGTTTAAAATATAAAGTGGGTGATTTCACCCACTCTTCTTTATAAGAGTTCTTGCAGAACTCTTAACACGCCTTTAAAGCAAAGCTCTAAAGACTACGTTAACACTAAGTTTTCTTAGCCCAAAAGACCGTACACCCTTGGTGCTTTTCCTTCTTGCAAAATGAGTTTTGCAAGAAGTCTATACGACTTTATAAAAATCTACCCCTGCGATATTCTTTACATGTAAAACATTCTGAGCAACTAAGTCTTGAAGGTTTTGAAGACTTTGTTCATCAAAACAAAGGGCGATATCTTCAAAGCTTTGCGGTCTACGTTTGAGAAGGGCTATAATCTCTTCGGGAGAAAAATGACGTTTTTCGGCAATATAATTTTTTTTATAAGCAATCGTTACATGTAAATCTTTTAATAGCCCTGCTAATTCAATCAACCGCTCCATACTGACACCTTTGACGTCATACGCAGGAGGACGGTCAATCGTTCCTACATCAATGCGATCAGGCTGAATTTCTTGGAGAACTTTGTGGAGCGCTTCGAATGCCTCAGTTGTATCGTTTAAGCCTTGAACAACCAAAATTTCAATCACCAATTCACCGTGATAGATTTTTCGAAAAGCCTTCATTCCCTCAATAATAGTCTCAATGTAAATCCCTTTATGAGGACGATCGAGTTTTTTAAAACATTTTGGATGTACACAATCCAAAGAGAGTTTGACGATATCGAGTTTTGATAGCATAGTTTGAATGGCAGGTTTATCAATCGTTGAGCCATTGGAGAGAATGAGCAGTTTATGCTCTTTTTTAATCGGAATGATTGCATCAATTAATTCACCCAAATAGGGATATAAGGTTGGTTCACCATTGGCAGTTAATGTAATGACATCAATCGTATGGTGTTTTTGCAAAGCAATCTTTAGCGCATCCATAATCTCTTGAACAGAAGGGCTATTGGTGGCAGTATCGACTGTTTTTGCCCCTTTAAGTTCACAGTAAAGACAATCAAAATTGCACTGTTTCCTATCAGGGCTTAAATCAATACCCAACGATTGTCCAAAACGCCTAGAAGTAATGGGTCCAAAGATAAGAGAGCTCATAGAAAAATCCTTACATGTAAAAAGAGGTTGCCCTCTTCATGAGGGCAAAAGATTAGAGTTTTGTGCGAGATTGAACCTGCTGAATAAAATATTTGGCGTTTTCAACAGGAATATCAGGCAAAATACCATGCCCTAAGTTGAAGACATGACGTTCATTTTTCATGACCGAGACAATGTGTGAAATACCCGCATCAATCGCCTCTTTGCTATAAAGACGGGTTGGTTCCATATTGCCTTGAAGGACATATTTATGCCCTAATTTCTCTTTAGCTAATTCCATTGGCGTTGACCAATCAACCCCAAAAACATCAAACTCACCATCAATCTTATCAAGATATCCACTAATGCCTTTAGGAAATAAAATCACAGGGACATGGGGATACTTGCCTTTAAGATAAGCGCTTATCTCTTTCATATACGCCCAGCTAAATTCAAAGTAAGCACTTTCCTCAAGTGCCGCTGCCCATGAGTCAAAAATCATCACGACGTCTGCACCACTTTGAATCTGACGCTCCATATAGCCTTTTAAGACCTCTGTGACTTTACTGAGTAAAGCATGCATAAACGAAGGATTGGTATAAATGAGTTTTTTCACTAAAGCGTACGTCTTCGTTCCTTGCCCTTCAATCATATAGGTCGCAAGTGTCCACGGCGCACCACAAAAACCAATCAGTGCTTTATCGGCTGCGAGTTTGCCTCGAATTAAGCGAATCGTCTCATACACATACTCTAAACCATTGATTGCTTTTTGAACATCGAGCGCATCAAGGTCAGCTTGATTTTTAATCGGATGTGAAAAAACAGGACCTTCGCCTTTTAAAAACTGAAGTTCCATTCCCATTTCTAAAGGCACAACCAAAATATCACTAAATAAAATAGCTGCATCAACCCCTAAAATATCTACAGGTTGAAGGGTCACTTCACACGCTTTTTGTGGGTCTTTGCACAAAGAGAGAAAATCACCCGCTTGTGCCCTTACTTCCATATATTCTGGCAAATAACGTCCCGCTTGTCGCATCATCCAAACAGGAGTATAGGGTGTTTTTTTACCCAAACACGCATCAACAAAAATCATCAGTGTTTTCCACCTTTATGTAAAAAATAGAGTCCCAAAGAGAGTGCTAAAATAGATAAAGAGAGGTAGAGCATCTCTAGGGCATCTTTATATTCTGAATGTAAAACACGTTGAAAAAAGCTTACGACCAAAACCATCACAATGACTTTGGCAATTTTGTCTTTAAGCTCATCAAGGGAGCGTACATACAAAATCTTGTCGCCTCCTGTGCCCTTTGCCACATCAATATCAGAGATAAAGAGTTCGTAAATACCAAAACCAAAAATCAAAAGCACAACGGCAATCAAGTACAAATCAACAGCACCGATAATTTCTGCAACAATATCCGCATGAAAATTTTCTGGATGCAGACCTGTAAAAAAATAAGCATAGACTTGAGTCAGTACGTGGTACAAATCTGCACTTGCGAGTAGAAAAAGGGCAAAGGCAGAAAGGATACTAAAAATAACCGCCAGAAGCGTTACCATTCTACTGGACCAAAGTCCTTTTTCAAACCATTTCTCTATCATTTTTCTTCTTCTAATTGAATCCATTTTTGAGCGATTCTTACCGCATTGGTTGCAGCCCCCACACGAATCTGGTCTGCGACACACCACAAATGAAGGACGTTGTCACGGTTGATATCTTTACGGATTCTTCCCACATAGGTTTCATTGGTATCGGTTGAGATAATAGGCATTGGATACTCTTTTTTCTCTGGATTATCAATGACAACAACATTTTCTGCGTTTTTTAAAGCTTCGATAGCTTTTTCTAAATTGACATCGTTTTCAAAATGAATGGTAATCGCCTCAGAGTGGCTTCTCATAACAGGAACACGCACACATGTGGCACTGATTTCCATTTTTTTACCCAAGATTTTTTGGGTTTCATTGACCATTTTCATCTCTTCTTTCGTGTAAGCATTGTCCATAAAAACGTCAATATGAGGAATAACATTTAAAGCGATTTGATGCGCAAAAGTTTTAGGT carries:
- a CDS encoding radical SAM protein, producing MSSLIFGPITSRRFGQSLGIDLSPDRKQCNFDCLYCELKGAKTVDTATNSPSVQEIMDALKIALQKHHTIDVITLTANGEPTLYPYLGELIDAIIPIKKEHKLLILSNGSTIDKPAIQTMLSKLDIVKLSLDCVHPKCFKKLDRPHKGIYIETIIEGMKAFRKIYHGELVIEILVVQGLNDTTEAFEALHKVLQEIQPDRIDVGTIDRPPAYDVKGVSMERLIELAGLLKDLHVTIAYKKNYIAEKRHFSPEEIIALLKRRPQSFEDIALCFDEQSLQNLQDLVAQNVLHVKNIAGVDFYKVV
- a CDS encoding YqhA family protein translates to MIEKWFEKGLWSSRMVTLLAVIFSILSAFALFLLASADLYHVLTQVYAYFFTGLHPENFHADIVAEIIGAVDLYLIAVVLLIFGFGIYELFISDIDVAKGTGGDKILYVRSLDELKDKIAKVIVMVLVVSFFQRVLHSEYKDALEMLYLSLSILALSLGLYFLHKGGKH
- the hemE gene encoding uroporphyrinogen decarboxylase produces the protein MIFVDACLGKKTPYTPVWMMRQAGRYLPEYMEVRAQAGDFLSLCKDPQKACEVTLQPVDILGVDAAILFSDILVVPLEMGMELQFLKGEGPVFSHPIKNQADLDALDVQKAINGLEYVYETIRLIRGKLAADKALIGFCGAPWTLATYMIEGQGTKTYALVKKLIYTNPSFMHALLSKVTEVLKGYMERQIQSGADVVMIFDSWAAALEESAYFEFSWAYMKEISAYLKGKYPHVPVILFPKGISGYLDKIDGEFDVFGVDWSTPMELAKEKLGHKYVLQGNMEPTRLYSKEAIDAGISHIVSVMKNERHVFNLGHGILPDIPVENAKYFIQQVQSRTKL